Genomic segment of Caldalkalibacillus uzonensis:
TTTTAGTTCACGCAAGCGGTCCAAAGGAAAGATGACATTAATATCCTTCTTCGGTTCATCGGTGTTGTAATGCTCTTTCGGCGCCCCATGGGTAACTGTAAATTGGGACGTATCGGCATCACCGGAAATTAAACGATAGGTGTGGTCACCGTCTGTGTTAAACGGCTCTTGGTCTTTCAAATGAGCACCCGCTGTGGAAACAATAGCAATGGTCATCTCACTCAGTTCTTTTTCATTGGGCGTGTAAGGAATCGCCTTGCGGGACATATCCATCA
This window contains:
- a CDS encoding glycine/sarcosine/betaine reductase selenoprotein B family protein; this translates as MPKIDGGVALMDMSRKAIPYTPNEKELSEMTIAIVSTAGAHLKDQEPFNTDGDHTYRLISGDADTSQFTVTHGAPKEHYNTDEPKKDINVIFPLDRLRELKEEGFIGDVNNKHISMMGYAMRLKQILDETVPQVAKEITRSKADAVLLTAG